In a single window of the Acidobacteriota bacterium genome:
- a CDS encoding ATP-binding cassette domain-containing protein — MQYLPKSDDISILYFARTITNKVSRIHTTGMELRITNLSKRFGDQWILRDVEFSVRLGTVVCICGAAGSGKSTLLRLIAGKEKANGGTFTDLSSEDVYFSDPGNSRGLLSIFGASGERRSAGSVAFSHLDSSLKSPKNIILLDEPFAGMDRETRSRSVRTIREAAKLGKTVIFAAADFKHPCEAAENVIMLDRGTVMQAGTPQEVYENPVSASVAVLTGMINLIEARRLTSSNADIPEFHTINGGLRIFSQAVAKSRLGAINQNMLLGIRPEDVVIAMNASFPEDNVIRATVTDVRFDGETSLVDLDAGGLSLTARVFKVVGLNIGDECMLGLPPHRVAVLN; from the coding sequence ATGCAATACTTGCCTAAATCAGATGACATCAGCATACTCTACTTTGCACGAACTATTACAAATAAAGTTTCACGCATTCATACCACCGGCATGGAACTAAGGATCACAAATCTTTCAAAACGCTTCGGAGATCAATGGATACTTCGCGATGTTGAGTTCAGTGTGAGGCTGGGCACTGTCGTTTGTATTTGCGGTGCTGCGGGGTCCGGAAAGTCAACACTGCTCCGTCTGATCGCCGGCAAAGAAAAAGCGAACGGCGGAACATTCACTGATCTCTCTTCCGAAGACGTATACTTCTCAGACCCCGGGAATTCCCGCGGCCTTCTTTCCATATTCGGGGCTTCCGGCGAAAGGCGATCTGCCGGCTCAGTTGCTTTTTCGCATCTGGATAGTTCACTGAAGAGCCCGAAGAACATCATCTTGCTGGATGAACCTTTCGCGGGTATGGATCGAGAAACACGATCCCGATCAGTACGTACGATCCGAGAGGCGGCCAAACTCGGAAAAACGGTCATCTTCGCGGCGGCCGATTTTAAACACCCCTGTGAGGCTGCCGAAAACGTCATAATGTTGGACCGCGGCACGGTCATGCAAGCGGGAACACCGCAAGAGGTCTATGAGAACCCTGTGTCTGCCTCAGTGGCCGTGTTGACGGGAATGATCAACCTGATAGAGGCTCGACGACTGACGTCGTCAAATGCAGACATTCCCGAATTTCACACAATCAACGGCGGCCTTCGAATATTTTCACAAGCGGTCGCCAAATCCCGGCTCGGTGCTATAAATCAAAACATGTTGCTTGGAATTCGGCCCGAGGACGTCGTCATTGCTATGAATGCGTCGTTCCCTGAAGACAATGTGATACGGGCAACTGTAACGGATGTGCGATTTGACGGTGAAACAAGCTTGGTAGACCTCGACGCGGGCGGCCTTTCACTTACCGCCCGCGTGTTTAAGGTTGTAGGACTGAACATCGGCGACGAATGCATGCTCGGTCTGCCGCCTCACCGTGTAGCGGTACTAAACTAG
- a CDS encoding OmpA family protein, with protein sequence MKLPSFMRPLSILLFVFAFTAFTFAQADVPRRTTAITYPLDETIKVEFRGTTRFPRMKGDAKVRRTARTGTRIELSVEKMPRPFELGPGYATYVVWAISPEGQVDNLGEIKRSGLFFIDSKVNVTTTFQTFSIIITAEPHFLVSSPSQQIMLENLYPVAPRGKTIATIPAVQYFGNSSDYFRDPRTPEIAETDYARTPPAILQARQAVALAKFAGAERDAPDELSEAETLLQNADNGWQAGRASDTVDVAARRAISAAVKAEQMAFQRKTARERRNEQLRTDAEIREAENRVMDAQEQLSELRAELARETRNRELAERDSANYANQVRELREENGRLREELGRARVEIETARARVTALENENRSRQEENEKELRAANIRAAEPALLQQLRGFGMVQKNDRGIVLTLAENIWTGTRSTTLTPQADGRLNALGTILADHPDYRIAVESHTDNTGDPAAIQTLTDRRSYIVADMFAAKGVDEGRLMAKGFGASTPVAPNTSAANKAKNRRVQIVLSVFVGN encoded by the coding sequence ATGAAATTGCCCTCATTTATGCGTCCATTATCCATTCTGCTGTTTGTATTCGCCTTTACAGCCTTTACGTTTGCCCAGGCAGACGTCCCGCGGCGGACCACTGCGATCACTTATCCGCTTGATGAGACCATCAAGGTCGAGTTTCGCGGAACCACGCGTTTTCCACGAATGAAAGGCGACGCGAAGGTCCGACGCACGGCTCGGACTGGAACCCGAATTGAGCTGTCAGTCGAGAAAATGCCGCGTCCGTTTGAACTCGGGCCGGGCTATGCGACCTATGTCGTTTGGGCGATCTCGCCTGAAGGGCAAGTTGACAATTTGGGCGAGATCAAGCGAAGCGGCCTGTTCTTTATCGATTCGAAGGTAAATGTGACAACGACATTTCAGACGTTCTCCATCATCATCACGGCTGAGCCGCATTTCCTGGTTTCGAGTCCGAGCCAACAGATAATGCTTGAGAATCTGTATCCCGTCGCACCGCGCGGAAAGACCATCGCTACGATACCGGCCGTGCAGTATTTTGGGAATTCCAGTGATTACTTCCGTGATCCGCGGACGCCGGAAATAGCGGAGACAGATTACGCCCGTACGCCGCCTGCGATCCTGCAGGCGCGTCAGGCGGTTGCCTTGGCGAAGTTCGCCGGTGCGGAACGTGACGCGCCTGACGAATTGAGTGAGGCTGAGACGTTGCTCCAGAACGCCGACAATGGTTGGCAGGCGGGCAGAGCTTCCGATACGGTCGATGTCGCCGCCCGAAGGGCTATATCGGCCGCTGTAAAAGCAGAACAGATGGCTTTTCAGCGAAAGACCGCGAGGGAACGGCGAAATGAACAGCTTCGTACCGATGCCGAGATCCGCGAGGCGGAGAACCGCGTAATGGACGCTCAAGAACAGTTGTCGGAACTGCGTGCCGAACTGGCCCGCGAGACGCGCAACCGTGAACTTGCAGAACGCGACTCTGCGAATTACGCCAATCAGGTTCGAGAGCTGCGAGAAGAAAATGGGAGGCTGCGTGAAGAGCTTGGCCGTGCCCGTGTCGAGATCGAGACCGCGCGTGCGCGAGTGACAGCCCTCGAAAATGAGAACCGCTCGCGGCAGGAAGAAAACGAAAAGGAACTGAGAGCGGCGAATATCCGTGCGGCAGAGCCGGCATTGCTGCAGCAGCTTCGCGGATTTGGAATGGTTCAAAAGAACGATCGAGGTATAGTGCTCACCCTTGCCGAGAATATTTGGACCGGAACGCGTTCGACCACTCTGACGCCGCAGGCGGACGGACGATTGAATGCTCTCGGTACAATATTGGCAGATCACCCAGATTATAGGATCGCAGTAGAGTCGCATACCGACAATACAGGTGATCCTGCAGCGATCCAGACACTTACTGACCGGCGATCGTACATTGTCGCCGATATGTTCGCCGCCAAGGGCGTTGATGAGGGACGGCTTATGGCAAAAGGATTTGGAGCATCAACGCCGGTCGCGCCGAATACCTCCGCTGCTAACAAGGCAAAGAACCGAAGGGTGCAGATCGTCTTATCTGTATTTGTGGGGAACTAG
- a CDS encoding ATP-binding cassette domain-containing protein: protein MQDLNRLLRYVRPYWPLFVVALVAMVFVAVFETAIGAMLVPIFEQFLGFQDVKARTIFDLNAIVPKDDWYRAWLVIGGMLLAFTVLKGVAEFLSTYLMAKIGQSVILNIRQELYEHILRQSAAFFERHRSNYLVSRLVVSCAAIEQAVTANLRDVLRESLMLVFFLGAAIYLNWKLTLGALIIGPIIAYITSEVSRRMRRLAEVSLKGNKDLNETAHETFANHVIVKSYSGEKRAVAKFLDAAGTIAKANLRGARYAALSPPLIEIVGIIAVVVLLYFGLSEVNAKQLAPAQYFAFLYFLLRSYDPMRKISRQHNELSRAFAAARDVWSVLDEHDELPEKKDAVTLSPLKDRIKIEGVSFKYTDERKYILRGIDLEIERGTTVALVGESGGGKSSLTKLIQRLYDPTEGRITWDGVDLRDAKILDVRRNIAIVSQETVLFNDTIFNNITFGRPDATLEQVREAAKVAFADEFISQFPDGFDTIVGERGTLLSGGQRQRIAIARAVIADAPVLILDEATSALDSESEAIVQQAMANLMQNRTSVVIAHRLSTVRNADLIVVMQAGEIIETGTHDELLEQSGVYQRLYSMQFTAEDESEMKSE, encoded by the coding sequence ATGCAAGATCTTAACCGCCTGTTACGATACGTCCGGCCTTACTGGCCGCTTTTCGTGGTCGCGCTGGTGGCGATGGTCTTCGTAGCGGTCTTTGAGACCGCTATCGGAGCAATGCTGGTACCGATCTTTGAGCAGTTTTTAGGATTTCAGGACGTTAAGGCCAGAACGATCTTTGACCTGAACGCGATAGTTCCAAAGGATGATTGGTACCGGGCATGGTTGGTCATCGGCGGCATGCTACTCGCTTTTACCGTTCTTAAGGGCGTCGCAGAATTTCTTTCAACTTACCTGATGGCGAAGATCGGCCAGTCAGTGATACTGAACATCCGCCAAGAGTTATACGAACACATCCTTCGACAATCAGCCGCTTTTTTTGAACGCCACCGCTCGAATTATCTTGTTTCGAGACTTGTTGTTAGTTGCGCCGCCATCGAACAGGCGGTAACCGCAAATCTGCGGGATGTTCTCCGCGAATCATTGATGCTGGTGTTCTTCCTTGGTGCGGCCATCTATCTGAACTGGAAACTGACGCTCGGGGCACTCATCATCGGCCCGATCATCGCGTACATAACTTCTGAGGTCAGCAGGAGAATGCGAAGGCTGGCCGAGGTATCCCTCAAAGGCAATAAAGACCTGAACGAAACGGCCCACGAGACCTTTGCAAACCACGTTATCGTTAAATCCTATTCAGGCGAAAAAAGAGCGGTCGCGAAGTTTCTGGACGCGGCCGGGACGATCGCAAAGGCGAATCTGCGCGGAGCCAGATATGCGGCATTATCACCGCCGCTGATAGAGATCGTCGGCATCATCGCCGTCGTCGTGCTGCTGTATTTCGGCTTGAGCGAGGTAAATGCAAAACAGCTTGCCCCCGCACAATATTTCGCGTTCCTGTATTTTCTGCTTCGGAGCTATGACCCGATGCGGAAAATATCAAGGCAGCATAATGAACTGTCACGGGCATTTGCTGCGGCACGCGATGTATGGTCAGTTCTCGACGAGCATGATGAGCTGCCAGAGAAGAAGGATGCGGTCACTCTTTCCCCACTGAAAGATCGCATCAAGATCGAAGGCGTTTCATTCAAATATACTGACGAACGAAAATATATACTTCGCGGGATCGATCTGGAAATAGAACGCGGAACAACCGTGGCACTGGTCGGTGAAAGCGGCGGCGGTAAATCGAGCCTCACCAAACTGATCCAGCGGCTGTACGATCCGACCGAAGGCCGTATAACCTGGGACGGCGTCGACCTGCGTGATGCAAAGATCCTTGACGTACGGCGGAACATTGCCATCGTTTCGCAGGAAACCGTCTTGTTCAACGACACTATCTTCAACAACATCACCTTCGGCCGTCCGGACGCCACGCTGGAGCAGGTGCGTGAGGCCGCGAAGGTCGCATTTGCGGACGAGTTCATTTCGCAGTTCCCGGATGGTTTCGACACAATTGTAGGCGAACGCGGCACGCTGCTCTCCGGCGGGCAGCGGCAGCGGATCGCGATCGCTCGGGCTGTGATCGCTGACGCTCCTGTGCTGATATTGGACGAAGCCACTTCGGCACTGGACAGCGAAAGCGAAGCGATCGTGCAGCAGGCGATGGCTAACCTGATGCAGAACCGTACTTCGGTTGTTATCGCACATCGGCTTTCGACGGTCCGAAACGCCGACCTTATCGTGGTCATGCAGGCGGGCGAAATTATTGAAACGGGAACACACGATGAATTGCTCGAGCAAAGCGGAGTTTATCAGCGGCTTTATTCGATGCAGTTCACTGCGGAAGACGAATCGGAGATGAAAAGCGAATGA
- a CDS encoding YicC family protein, with protein MRSMTGFGRGTAGNETTNVTVDLKTVNNRFLDLNLRLPADLQAIENEIRTRIGARLSRGRVDANIQVDRTSEVEFELDNPTISGYLSAVASMRESYGLSGEPDINMIARLPNVFKQKKAEVDGGTLELVLKALDESLSALEEMRGSEGTILSRVLNECIDQIESRIPAIESLASTVADEYQARLGKRIEDMLAKSGLNTDIDKGRLAQEAAYLADKADISEEIARLRGHIEHFREIMSDEKDAGKRLDFLTQELNREANTIASKTNNMTVKENALAIKSEIEKIREQVQNIE; from the coding sequence ATGAGATCAATGACGGGCTTCGGCCGCGGCACTGCAGGAAATGAAACGACCAACGTGACGGTCGATCTGAAAACGGTCAATAATCGTTTTCTGGACCTGAATCTTCGACTGCCGGCTGACCTTCAGGCGATAGAGAACGAGATCCGAACCCGCATCGGAGCACGTCTCTCCCGCGGACGAGTGGATGCGAATATTCAGGTCGACCGTACATCGGAGGTCGAATTTGAATTGGACAATCCTACGATCTCAGGCTACTTGTCGGCTGTCGCAAGCATGCGGGAATCATACGGTTTGTCGGGCGAACCGGACATTAACATGATCGCCAGGCTGCCCAACGTCTTCAAACAGAAGAAAGCGGAAGTTGACGGCGGGACACTCGAGCTCGTTTTGAAAGCTCTCGATGAAAGCCTATCGGCGCTTGAGGAGATGCGCGGCAGCGAAGGAACGATCCTGTCCCGCGTCTTGAACGAATGTATCGACCAGATCGAATCGCGGATTCCTGCGATCGAATCACTGGCGTCAACTGTTGCCGACGAGTATCAGGCGCGCCTTGGCAAGCGAATTGAGGATATGCTCGCCAAAAGCGGCCTGAACACCGATATCGACAAAGGACGTCTGGCGCAGGAAGCGGCCTATTTGGCGGATAAGGCCGATATTTCAGAAGAAATTGCCCGATTGCGGGGACACATCGAGCATTTTCGCGAGATAATGTCAGACGAAAAGGATGCCGGCAAGCGACTCGATTTCCTTACTCAGGAGCTGAATCGCGAGGCAAATACCATCGCGTCAAAGACCAACAACATGACGGTGAAGGAGAATGCCCTGGCCATTAAGAGCGAGATTGAGAAAATCCGCGAACAGGTACAAAATATCGAATAA
- the gmk gene encoding guanylate kinase, which produces MKGGLIIISSPSGGGKGTLIREVLRTTPGITFSVSYTTRAMRDGEQDGREYFFVTRTEFETLIEKGEFLEYAEVHGNLYGTSRTQIQQVMDGGTDVLLEIDVQGARILHSAAPDATSIFILPPSFPVLQTRLTLRATESSGDLQLRLKNSFDEVRAYDLFKYVIVNDDLNHAVEDLRTIIKAERLLRDRQIDEIQSILDGFDASYRRFAAS; this is translated from the coding sequence ATGAAAGGAGGCCTGATAATCATTAGTTCACCTTCGGGAGGCGGCAAAGGAACGCTGATCCGAGAAGTATTGCGCACGACGCCCGGCATCACGTTCTCAGTTTCCTACACCACGCGGGCCATGCGCGACGGTGAACAGGACGGCCGCGAATACTTCTTTGTGACCCGAACTGAATTTGAGACGCTTATCGAAAAGGGTGAGTTTTTGGAATATGCCGAGGTCCACGGCAACCTTTACGGAACGTCCAGAACGCAGATCCAACAAGTAATGGACGGCGGCACAGACGTACTGTTGGAGATCGATGTTCAGGGAGCCCGCATCTTGCATTCTGCCGCTCCCGATGCAACGAGCATCTTTATTCTGCCGCCGTCTTTCCCGGTGCTTCAGACACGTCTTACTCTCCGTGCCACTGAAAGCAGCGGTGACCTGCAGCTGCGGCTGAAGAACTCGTTTGATGAGGTCAGAGCCTATGACCTGTTCAAATACGTGATAGTTAACGACGATCTTAACCACGCTGTAGAAGACCTTCGGACCATCATCAAGGCGGAAAGACTGCTGCGGGATAGACAAATCGATGAGATACAGAGTATTCTAGATGGTTTCGACGCCTCGTATCGGCGTTTTGCTGCATCATGA
- the rpoZ gene encoding DNA-directed RNA polymerase subunit omega codes for MTKKITEELEEIEGAEDGIEEPEVIDPPEIDSKYRLILLAAQRSKQLQRGAHPRVDLDLRKRKPTRVALKELEEKKVNFELLED; via the coding sequence ATGACAAAGAAAATTACGGAAGAGCTTGAAGAGATCGAAGGCGCGGAAGACGGGATCGAAGAACCCGAAGTTATCGACCCGCCGGAGATCGATTCCAAATATCGGCTCATACTGCTGGCCGCGCAACGAAGCAAGCAGCTTCAGAGAGGTGCTCATCCTCGTGTCGATCTTGACCTGAGAAAGCGTAAACCTACGCGCGTGGCCCTAAAGGAATTGGAAGAGAAAAAAGTAAATTTCGAACTGCTCGAAGACTGA
- a CDS encoding O-antigen ligase family protein gives MQRLSSIAFGLYMALTVFAVMAYGTVHQPVIAVFYLFSTIFVILYSLSAFRDQLRISGLLIFSPMLLFALYAFVQSVPIGTVSDSAGIGQIPRTISLEPYHSLAAGVSILILFFVSSSFLGLLGTAARVKKFAVFVTVFGTVYAFYAILQSVLSPDSIYGIYTPAAATPFGSFVNRHNFAAVVEMCIAFPIGLLFSGAVGRDKVLLTVTSIAIMATSLLLSGSRGGLVSLIAMVILVSLISSRSRSGKSVAAKFALSFALLVTAIGGAIFVGGETSLTRIGDSLETEDISSYRMHIWRVTTYVIRDNFPLGAGIGAFHTAYAAKDTSGGQMLVEQAHNDFLQVAADAGVVGIVLGISFLVVFGNAVRKALLIKDHHLRGIAVGAAGACFAVLVHSLFDFVLHITAVALLFLSCLALLTAAVDNSENSPDDDVTHPKKKGSVAPFVR, from the coding sequence ATGCAAAGACTAAGTTCCATAGCATTCGGGCTTTACATGGCGTTAACGGTCTTCGCAGTCATGGCTTATGGGACTGTACACCAGCCTGTCATAGCAGTTTTCTATCTTTTTTCGACGATCTTCGTCATCCTTTATTCGTTATCAGCTTTTCGCGATCAGCTACGGATCTCAGGCCTCTTGATATTTTCGCCGATGCTATTGTTCGCATTGTATGCGTTCGTGCAGTCGGTGCCGATAGGTACAGTTTCGGACTCGGCAGGCATAGGGCAAATACCTAGAACCATCTCTCTCGAACCCTATCATTCGCTGGCGGCTGGTGTTTCGATCCTGATCCTCTTCTTTGTTTCATCATCGTTTTTGGGGTTGTTGGGCACTGCCGCGAGAGTAAAGAAGTTCGCCGTATTCGTTACCGTTTTCGGCACTGTATATGCATTCTATGCGATCCTTCAGTCGGTCCTGAGCCCCGACTCGATCTACGGGATATATACGCCCGCTGCCGCAACTCCTTTCGGCTCGTTCGTCAATCGCCATAATTTTGCAGCTGTCGTCGAAATGTGCATAGCATTTCCGATCGGCCTTCTTTTCTCGGGAGCCGTAGGACGGGATAAGGTCTTGCTGACCGTGACCTCCATCGCGATCATGGCCACTTCATTATTGTTGAGCGGCTCACGCGGCGGACTGGTATCGCTGATCGCCATGGTTATCTTGGTCTCTCTGATCTCGTCACGGTCTAGGTCCGGAAAAAGTGTGGCGGCGAAGTTCGCGCTGTCGTTCGCATTATTGGTGACGGCTATCGGCGGGGCGATCTTCGTTGGCGGGGAGACGTCGCTAACGCGTATCGGTGATTCGTTGGAGACGGAAGACATTTCTTCGTACCGAATGCACATCTGGCGGGTTACGACCTACGTTATTCGCGACAATTTCCCGTTGGGGGCAGGCATCGGAGCATTTCACACAGCATATGCGGCAAAGGACACTTCCGGCGGGCAGATGCTCGTAGAACAGGCTCACAACGACTTTCTTCAGGTTGCGGCTGATGCGGGCGTTGTCGGCATTGTCTTAGGCATCTCTTTTCTTGTTGTCTTCGGCAATGCGGTTAGAAAGGCACTTTTAATAAAAGACCATCATCTGCGAGGGATAGCTGTAGGAGCGGCGGGGGCGTGCTTTGCGGTTCTTGTTCACAGCCTTTTTGATTTCGTGCTTCACATTACGGCTGTGGCCCTATTATTCCTCAGCTGTTTGGCGTTGCTTACTGCAGCGGTCGACAATTCTGAGAACTCGCCTGACGACGATGTTACTCATCCCAAAAAGAAGGGAAGCGTAGCTCCATTCGTAAGATAG
- a CDS encoding DegT/DnrJ/EryC1/StrS family aminotransferase, with protein MRVPLLDLTEQNAALRPEIEAALGRVLDTNAFILGGEVAELENELASYCGVKHAIGCASGSDALLLAMMAFDIGPGDEVITTPYSFFATVSAITRLGATPVFVDIEPDTYNLNVTQIEAKITERTKAIQPVHLFGQCADMTRLNAIADAHGIPVIEDAAQAIGSEENGIRAGALSAIGCFSFYPSKNLGGMGDGGFMTTNDDEIAEKLRALRVHGSKERYYHKWVGLNSRLDGFQGAVLRVKLPHLAEWSGRRRSNADRYRELFDRAGLTEKIILPFEREECRHIYNQFVVRVPSGRNALRSHLTEKGIGTDIYYPVPLHLQECFAFVGYVEGDLPESECAARETLALPIYPELTPEQLSYVVDSIADYFGS; from the coding sequence ATGAGAGTCCCTTTACTAGATCTGACTGAACAAAACGCTGCTCTGAGGCCCGAGATCGAAGCCGCTTTAGGGCGTGTTCTGGACACAAATGCATTCATTTTGGGAGGCGAGGTGGCCGAGCTTGAAAATGAACTTGCGTCCTATTGCGGCGTCAAACACGCCATCGGCTGCGCTTCGGGAAGCGATGCTCTTCTGCTGGCAATGATGGCATTCGATATCGGTCCCGGCGATGAGGTGATCACTACACCGTACAGCTTTTTTGCGACGGTCAGCGCCATAACAAGGCTCGGCGCGACACCGGTCTTTGTGGACATAGAACCGGACACGTATAACCTGAATGTTACGCAGATCGAGGCAAAGATCACCGAACGCACCAAAGCCATTCAGCCTGTTCACCTTTTCGGCCAATGTGCCGACATGACCCGTCTGAACGCCATAGCTGATGCTCACGGGATACCTGTCATCGAGGATGCGGCACAGGCGATCGGCTCGGAAGAGAACGGCATTCGTGCGGGGGCGTTGTCCGCGATCGGCTGTTTTTCTTTCTATCCGTCAAAGAATCTTGGAGGTATGGGTGACGGCGGTTTCATGACGACGAATGATGACGAGATCGCTGAAAAACTCCGGGCGTTACGCGTTCACGGCTCGAAGGAGCGTTACTATCACAAATGGGTCGGGCTCAATTCGCGTCTGGACGGTTTTCAGGGAGCGGTGCTGCGTGTGAAACTGCCACACCTCGCCGAATGGTCGGGTCGCCGGAGATCAAATGCTGACCGCTATCGCGAATTGTTTGATCGTGCCGGTCTGACAGAAAAGATAATTTTGCCGTTCGAAAGAGAGGAATGCAGGCATATCTACAACCAGTTCGTCGTGCGAGTGCCGTCGGGGCGCAATGCCCTAAGGTCGCACCTGACGGAAAAAGGCATCGGAACTGATATCTATTATCCTGTCCCGCTCCATCTTCAAGAGTGTTTCGCTTTCGTGGGATATGTAGAAGGTGACCTTCCGGAATCTGAGTGTGCTGCTCGCGAGACGCTCGCCCTGCCGATCTATCCTGAATTGACACCGGAACAGCTGAGCTACGTAGTGGACAGTATCGCAGACTATTTCGGGTCTTAG
- the nth gene encoding endonuclease III: MRMIEDREAGTKEIMKRLKKAYPDAHCALNHANPFQLLIATILSAQCTDERVNIVTAELFRKYPTPQDFVEVSQQELEKEIHSTGFFRNKAKNIKAACERLIAVYGGEVPRTMEDLLTLGGVARKTANVVMGNAFGIASGVVVDTHVSRLSQRLGLTNEKTAEKIEDDLRRLVPKQNWVMFPHWLITHGRRVCNARKPLCSECVLADICPSRNDFV; the protein is encoded by the coding sequence ATGCGAATGATAGAAGATCGCGAGGCGGGAACGAAAGAGATAATGAAACGCCTGAAAAAGGCGTATCCGGACGCACATTGCGCCCTGAACCACGCAAATCCTTTTCAGCTTTTGATCGCGACGATCTTGTCGGCACAGTGCACCGACGAGCGTGTAAACATCGTCACTGCCGAGCTCTTTCGCAAGTATCCAACCCCGCAGGATTTCGTCGAAGTGAGCCAACAGGAATTGGAGAAAGAGATCCACTCGACCGGATTTTTCCGCAACAAGGCGAAGAATATCAAGGCGGCGTGTGAACGTCTGATCGCAGTTTACGGCGGCGAGGTCCCGCGAACGATGGAAGATCTGCTGACGCTCGGCGGTGTCGCCCGCAAGACCGCGAATGTGGTAATGGGAAATGCATTCGGCATCGCCTCGGGAGTGGTCGTGGATACGCACGTTTCCCGGCTTTCCCAAAGGCTCGGGCTGACAAATGAAAAAACCGCCGAAAAGATCGAGGACGATCTTCGGCGGTTGGTTCCAAAGCAAAATTGGGTAATGTTCCCTCACTGGCTCATCACGCATGGACGGCGCGTGTGCAATGCGCGAAAGCCGCTATGCAGTGAGTGCGTCCTAGCGGACATCTGTCCGAGTCGCAATGATTTTGTCTAA